The following proteins are encoded in a genomic region of [Eubacterium] hominis:
- a CDS encoding DUF2207 domain-containing protein → MKKFIQICSCICLVAMMLCSFVMPVKASAGYEYESLDVHVEVNDRREYKVSEKMVIHFMSPMHGIIRDIPMNNGYEAWNVKDISVTGMPFTKEITADGFAIKIGDPDNEIQGTKEITLTYTLAHYQDDDPKEDFIHINLLGTDYDADVKAFHGDIEFPNKEKLKDIQVTSGENGSTDNEYTTFTQQGNHLIVDSQRYVGSGIGISAKLHFENGIFPNAPQYEYSYVIRDQSKHITIDEKQNIQVEEQLTYDTSKSLANIQIPFICDDWEVADYDVTDVKIETDGDYDYTDSGAWIRTQKSSGTVKLSYRIHPHRVYKNELYLKLNNEEQDTYIEHSKIAITTPDTPNATILLKRDGSDLDTSFIKTSVNDHTMDVETTDVIKHGASYGIMLKINDGVYQRTSSMMRILMLGLSAGLLILYLFLRFVKYRKETPIAPVNFYPPKGMNSAEAGYVIDEKLTYNDVASLIFYWADKGYLSIHYSEHGYLFERNAAPSTSAPFYEAKLFEKMFSYGKGGLVGKSDLKYRFYRDVEQASRELMDIYDGKKGLDDPKAYAVRSLCITTSIFPLSLYLYDCVKQISENHTLAMGILAISVIPWILSLLMVLISKKPHKPYKIDVPVMTYWLELFIYVIGGIFFVIVYDFDMMMLAAPILSIVLFMIAKGIRKNSDYRSEMLSSLLGFQEFLKTTEKDRLEMLLEEDSEYYYHILPYAQVLHVSDMWIHKFENIVVPSPTWYDGDERYEHRMMYDIMKDIQSDMKDACASPENNHTSSTSSSSGGSGTGSGSGGGGSHGW, encoded by the coding sequence ATGAAAAAGTTTATACAAATATGTAGTTGTATCTGTCTGGTTGCGATGATGTTATGTTCTTTTGTCATGCCTGTCAAAGCATCAGCGGGATATGAATATGAATCTTTAGATGTACATGTAGAAGTAAATGATCGTCGAGAATATAAAGTGAGTGAGAAGATGGTCATTCATTTTATGAGCCCAATGCATGGAATTATTCGTGATATTCCTATGAACAATGGATATGAAGCATGGAATGTAAAAGATATATCCGTTACAGGGATGCCATTTACGAAGGAAATCACTGCGGATGGTTTTGCGATAAAAATTGGGGATCCAGATAATGAAATTCAGGGAACAAAAGAAATTACACTTACCTATACACTTGCACATTATCAGGATGATGATCCCAAGGAAGATTTCATACATATCAATTTGTTGGGAACCGATTATGATGCAGATGTTAAAGCATTTCATGGAGATATTGAATTCCCAAATAAAGAAAAGCTGAAAGATATTCAGGTAACATCAGGGGAAAATGGCAGTACGGATAATGAATATACCACATTTACTCAGCAGGGAAATCACCTGATTGTGGATAGTCAGCGATATGTTGGAAGTGGCATCGGCATTAGCGCAAAACTTCATTTTGAAAATGGAATCTTTCCAAATGCTCCACAATATGAGTATTCTTATGTGATACGTGATCAATCAAAACATATTACCATAGATGAAAAACAGAATATACAGGTGGAGGAACAATTAACATATGACACATCAAAATCCCTTGCAAATATACAGATACCGTTTATTTGTGATGACTGGGAGGTGGCAGACTATGATGTCACAGATGTAAAAATAGAAACAGATGGGGATTATGATTATACAGATAGTGGTGCATGGATCAGAACACAGAAAAGTAGTGGCACGGTGAAGCTATCTTATCGTATTCATCCACATCGTGTATATAAAAATGAGCTATATCTGAAGCTGAACAATGAGGAACAGGATACATATATTGAGCATTCTAAAATTGCGATTACAACACCGGATACACCGAATGCAACCATCCTATTAAAACGAGATGGTTCTGATTTGGATACTTCATTTATCAAAACAAGTGTAAACGATCATACAATGGATGTAGAAACAACAGATGTAATCAAACATGGGGCAAGTTATGGTATTATGTTGAAAATAAACGATGGCGTATATCAGCGTACATCTTCTATGATGCGTATTCTCATGCTTGGATTATCCGCAGGTTTATTGATTTTATATTTATTCCTCCGTTTTGTGAAATATCGTAAAGAAACACCAATCGCTCCTGTAAATTTCTATCCACCAAAGGGTATGAACAGTGCGGAAGCTGGTTATGTCATTGATGAGAAATTAACCTATAATGATGTCGCATCGTTAATATTTTATTGGGCAGATAAAGGGTATTTAAGCATCCATTATAGTGAACATGGCTATTTGTTTGAAAGAAACGCTGCCCCATCCACAAGTGCGCCATTTTATGAAGCAAAATTATTTGAGAAAATGTTCTCTTATGGAAAAGGCGGACTTGTAGGAAAGAGTGATCTGAAATATCGTTTTTATCGTGATGTGGAACAAGCAAGCAGGGAACTTATGGATATCTATGATGGAAAGAAAGGATTGGATGATCCAAAAGCATATGCTGTTCGTTCTTTATGTATTACCACAAGCATTTTTCCATTAAGTTTATATCTTTATGATTGTGTTAAGCAGATAAGTGAAAATCATACATTGGCAATGGGTATTCTTGCGATCAGTGTGATTCCATGGATTTTGTCGTTATTGATGGTGTTGATTAGTAAAAAACCGCATAAGCCATATAAAATAGATGTTCCTGTAATGACATATTGGCTAGAATTGTTTATTTATGTGATTGGTGGTATTTTCTTTGTGATCGTTTATGATTTTGACATGATGATGCTGGCAGCGCCTATTTTATCTATTGTTTTATTCATGATTGCGAAAGGTATTCGTAAAAACAGCGATTATCGTTCAGAAATGTTATCTTCACTTCTTGGTTTCCAGGAATTCTTAAAGACCACAGAAAAAGACCGATTGGAAATGTTATTGGAAGAAGATTCAGAATATTACTATCATATTCTTCCATACGCACAGGTATTGCATGTCAGTGATATGTGGATTCATAAGTTTGAAAATATCGTTGTGCCATCACCAACATGGTATGATGGGGATGAACGATATGAGCATCGTATGATGTATGATATCATGAAAGATATACAATCCGATATGAAAGATGCATGTGCAAGCCCTGAAAATAATCATACTTCTTCTACATCTTCTTCATCAGGTGGTTCTGGTACCGGAAGTGGAAGCGGTGGTGGAGGAAGCCATGGCTGGTAA
- a CDS encoding histidine phosphatase family protein, translating into MITFYIVRHGETLFNQKHLMQGWCDSPLTNQAIENARALGKRLQNIKFEGVYTSSSERAWRSAKYIMEDRHPNDVQLCDELKEINFGIMEGENEFVGRIAKQQHHREYGWVDEGGENMDMIRARVYRILKEIAEKHQNGNVLIVTHGVVMMSLLDDLKSGYMEAQGPGFHINNLAIMKISYEAEQFKIIKVNG; encoded by the coding sequence ATGATTACGTTTTATATCGTTCGTCATGGCGAAACTTTATTTAACCAAAAACATTTGATGCAAGGGTGGTGTGATTCTCCATTAACCAATCAAGCAATAGAAAACGCAAGAGCATTAGGGAAAAGACTTCAGAATATTAAATTTGAAGGTGTATATACTTCCAGCAGTGAACGTGCATGGCGCAGTGCAAAATATATAATGGAGGATCGTCATCCTAATGATGTGCAGCTGTGTGATGAATTAAAAGAAATCAATTTTGGTATAATGGAAGGCGAAAATGAATTCGTTGGAAGAATTGCCAAACAACAACATCATCGAGAGTATGGCTGGGTAGATGAAGGCGGTGAAAATATGGATATGATAAGAGCAAGAGTTTATCGTATCTTGAAGGAAATCGCAGAAAAACATCAAAATGGCAATGTCTTAATTGTGACACATGGTGTGGTCATGATGTCGTTATTAGATGATTTAAAGTCTGGCTATATGGAAGCACAGGGACCAGGTTTTCATATCAATAATTTAGCTATAATGAAAATCAGTTATGAAGCAGAACAATTTAAAATCATAAAGGTGAATGGGTGA
- a CDS encoding DUF2207 domain-containing protein produces the protein MAGKKLYRIIICFLLCLFSIEFPIIEANEEAGYVYDELNVIVTINEEKEYHVEEHMVIDFQKEMHGIIRDIPKESQVEDVRIKDVKVEGMPYHIQQSSDLMQVTIGDREQLVKGKKEIVLSYTLTHYQDDDPLYDDAYINVLGDNYDTEVKKFHAQISFPKKEQLEEFHVTSGKRGSTSNPYTTATTSGNQLIIDASQKLDDHMGITAHLRFQEATFSKAPVYPYPFTIQQMKTEVKVDEAQDFNVTQTFTYESIIDHQTYRMPLIHQKWKNNTYSIKDLSVEGGKYSDFINQIDLYLEKGTHTITIRYQVHPYHLMKNAQTLTMNDQDMHTRIDEYICILDMPYIPDISMRIQHNGSGNKADMIQKEEKDGTLILTTTQPLKNNDLYTVLVPMNTTYFHRDTFTSNMGLYLTIPLLIGMIILRFICKTRNLITPINFHPPVGLNSAQAGYVIDMKLSEKDITSLIFYWADRGYIKIYQTKNSYAFEKVKDIDARALPYEQKLFQRMFSHGHDGYVKKEDLTYHFYDDIMNANDEIIKYYQGKYALRDPKIEVVRKLCICLSFVPLIIYLFFKIYDVYGDISKVIQTLIPFMVILPLLLSFYLLSRRAKKNHKPLHRRFFFALFIFMIVLLIWSLAVEINMMLLIMCLATLILWFIANGIHKDSTYRKQLLSSLLGFKEFIETAQKDQLEMMLQEDPAYYYHVLPYAQVLHVSDIWMDKFKDLTLPKPDWYEGTQAFHYMAIAHIVQNMEYDMKKTMHSSSTGVTSGSSGFHGGSVGGGSGGGGSHGW, from the coding sequence ATGGCTGGTAAGAAATTATATCGTATTATCATTTGTTTTCTATTATGTCTTTTCTCTATTGAATTTCCAATCATAGAAGCAAACGAAGAAGCTGGATATGTATATGATGAATTAAATGTTATCGTTACGATTAATGAAGAAAAAGAATATCATGTAGAAGAACATATGGTGATTGATTTTCAAAAAGAAATGCATGGAATCATTCGTGATATACCGAAAGAAAGTCAAGTAGAAGATGTTAGAATCAAAGATGTAAAAGTGGAAGGAATGCCTTATCATATACAGCAAAGCTCAGATCTTATGCAGGTAACGATTGGGGATCGTGAACAACTGGTAAAGGGGAAAAAAGAAATTGTATTAAGTTATACATTAACACATTATCAGGATGATGATCCTCTATATGATGATGCATATATAAATGTATTGGGAGATAATTATGATACAGAAGTGAAGAAATTTCATGCCCAGATCAGTTTCCCTAAAAAAGAACAGCTAGAGGAGTTCCACGTTACATCTGGAAAGCGTGGCTCTACAAGTAATCCTTACACCACAGCAACGACATCAGGTAATCAATTAATCATTGATGCATCACAAAAGCTGGATGATCATATGGGTATTACTGCCCATTTAAGATTTCAGGAAGCTACATTTTCTAAAGCCCCTGTTTATCCATATCCTTTCACCATTCAACAAATGAAAACAGAAGTGAAAGTAGATGAAGCACAGGATTTTAATGTAACACAGACATTTACTTATGAAAGCATTATTGATCATCAAACATATCGTATGCCACTTATTCATCAGAAATGGAAAAACAATACGTATAGTATAAAAGATTTAAGTGTCGAGGGTGGAAAGTATAGTGACTTTATAAATCAGATAGACCTTTATTTAGAAAAGGGAACACATACCATTACGATACGTTATCAAGTACATCCTTACCATTTGATGAAAAATGCGCAAACACTCACCATGAACGATCAGGATATGCATACCCGTATTGATGAATATATATGTATATTGGATATGCCATATATTCCAGATATTTCTATGCGCATCCAGCATAATGGGTCAGGAAATAAGGCTGATATGATTCAAAAAGAAGAAAAAGATGGTACCTTAATTCTAACAACAACCCAACCACTCAAAAACAACGATTTATATACAGTGCTGGTACCTATGAATACAACATATTTTCACAGAGATACCTTTACTTCTAATATGGGATTATATCTTACAATTCCATTATTGATAGGTATGATTATCTTACGTTTTATATGTAAAACAAGAAACCTGATTACCCCGATAAACTTTCATCCCCCTGTTGGTTTAAACAGTGCCCAGGCAGGATATGTAATTGATATGAAGCTCTCAGAAAAAGATATTACCTCTCTTATATTTTATTGGGCAGATCGAGGATATATAAAAATCTATCAAACGAAGAATTCCTATGCATTTGAAAAAGTAAAAGATATAGATGCACGGGCCTTGCCTTATGAACAGAAACTGTTTCAGCGTATGTTCTCACATGGACATGATGGATATGTGAAAAAAGAAGATCTGACTTATCATTTCTATGATGATATCATGAACGCAAATGATGAAATTATAAAGTATTATCAGGGGAAATATGCCTTGCGTGATCCTAAAATAGAGGTAGTAAGAAAACTGTGTATTTGTTTATCCTTTGTGCCGCTTATCATCTATTTGTTTTTTAAGATCTATGATGTATATGGAGATATTTCAAAGGTTATACAGACATTAATACCATTTATGGTAATACTTCCTTTATTATTGAGCTTTTATCTATTAAGTCGAAGGGCAAAGAAAAATCATAAACCATTACATAGAAGATTCTTTTTCGCATTATTTATCTTTATGATTGTATTATTGATATGGAGTCTTGCTGTGGAAATAAATATGATGCTTTTGATTATGTGTCTTGCGACCCTGATCTTATGGTTTATCGCAAATGGTATCCATAAGGATAGTACGTATCGTAAACAGCTGTTATCTTCTTTGCTGGGATTTAAAGAGTTCATAGAAACAGCGCAAAAAGATCAATTGGAAATGATGCTGCAGGAAGATCCTGCATATTATTACCACGTATTGCCTTATGCACAGGTATTACACGTGAGTGATATCTGGATGGATAAGTTTAAAGATCTTACCTTGCCAAAGCCTGATTGGTATGAAGGTACACAGGCATTCCATTATATGGCGATAGCACATATTGTACAAAATATGGAGTATGATATGAAAAAGACAATGCATTCCTCATCCACAGGAGTTACTTCTGGTTCATCTGGATTTCATGGTGGTTCTGTTGGTGGAGGAAGCGGCGGTGGTGGAAGCCATGGCTGGTAA
- a CDS encoding collagen-like protein: protein MTTCYRDCWCCTPCCITGPTGPTGPMGNTGPTGNTGATGADGQRGATGNTGATGATGRDGITGATGVTGATGRDGNTGPTGPMGNTGPTGNTGPTGNTGVTGATGALPQQSFASYFDIQDLYTDGALIPMRPLVTDITDNITQTSDTTLVLQPGYYLINYHVSAILATPGFMQITPSYNGQSHIETGFYFKTTDNAQTAIGSASLIAFVSQPSNFTLTYNSNVNSTEGTLTISLLKLAR, encoded by the coding sequence ATGACAACATGTTATCGTGACTGCTGGTGCTGTACCCCATGTTGTATCACAGGTCCAACCGGGCCAACTGGTCCAATGGGCAATACTGGTCCTACTGGAAATACAGGGGCTACTGGTGCTGATGGGCAACGAGGTGCTACAGGTAATACTGGTGCGACAGGTGCTACTGGAAGAGATGGAATCACTGGTGCAACCGGAGTCACTGGTGCTACTGGAAGAGATGGAAATACTGGCCCTACTGGTCCAATGGGAAATACAGGGCCAACAGGAAATACAGGTCCTACTGGAAATACAGGTGTAACGGGTGCGACAGGTGCCCTTCCCCAACAAAGCTTTGCTTCATATTTTGATATTCAGGATTTATATACCGATGGTGCTTTGATTCCCATGCGACCATTAGTAACTGATATCACAGACAATATCACACAGACTTCCGATACAACACTTGTATTACAGCCTGGATATTATCTGATCAATTATCATGTGTCTGCGATTCTTGCGACCCCGGGATTTATGCAGATCACACCTTCTTATAACGGTCAATCCCATATTGAAACTGGGTTTTATTTTAAGACAACAGACAACGCACAAACTGCAATCGGCTCTGCTTCATTAATTGCTTTTGTTTCACAACCATCAAATTTTACGCTCACTTACAACAGTAATGTGAATAGTACGGAAGGTACCTTGACGATTTCATTATTAAAGCTTGCACGTTAG
- the ascB gene encoding 6-phospho-beta-glucosidase, giving the protein MPFRKDFLWGGATAANQCEGAYQEGGRGLANVDVVPHGKDRFPVSMGKLKMTELDNEHYYPALEAIDFYHHYKEDIALFGEMGFKTYRMSIAWSRIFPNGDEEEPNEEGLKFYEDVFKECHKYGIEPLVTITHFDCPMHLITEYGGWKNRKLIDFYKRLVTVLFTRYKGLVKYWLTFNEINMILHLPFMGAGLIIEEGENEEAVKYTAAHHELVASAWATKIAHEIDPENMVGCMLAAGNTYANTCAPEDVWKSMEKDRENYFFIDVQSRGAYPAYAIKELERKGIEIPFAEDDKEMLKNYTVDFISFSYYSSRLTSADPEVNKETAGNVFATLKNPYLKASEWGWQIDPLGLRITMNALYDRYQKPLFIVENGLGAKDELVNGFVEDDYRIDYLREHIKAMKDAVEIDGVDLLGYTSWGCIDLVSASTGEMSKRYGFIYVDKDDAGHGNLKRYKKKSFDWYKKVIASNGEDLD; this is encoded by the coding sequence ATGCCATTTAGAAAAGATTTTTTATGGGGTGGGGCAACTGCAGCCAACCAATGTGAAGGTGCATATCAAGAAGGAGGTAGAGGCCTTGCAAATGTGGATGTTGTGCCACATGGAAAGGATCGTTTTCCAGTAAGTATGGGAAAACTAAAAATGACAGAATTAGACAATGAACACTACTATCCTGCATTAGAAGCTATTGATTTTTATCATCATTATAAAGAAGATATCGCATTGTTTGGAGAAATGGGATTTAAGACATATCGTATGTCTATCGCATGGAGTAGAATCTTCCCTAATGGAGATGAAGAAGAACCAAATGAAGAAGGCTTAAAATTCTATGAAGATGTATTTAAAGAATGTCATAAATATGGTATTGAACCACTTGTAACGATTACACATTTTGATTGTCCAATGCATTTGATTACAGAATATGGTGGATGGAAAAATCGTAAACTAATTGATTTTTATAAACGTTTAGTAACGGTATTATTCACAAGATATAAAGGTCTGGTAAAATACTGGCTGACATTTAATGAAATCAATATGATTCTGCATTTGCCATTTATGGGTGCCGGCTTGATTATTGAAGAAGGCGAAAATGAAGAAGCTGTAAAATATACAGCAGCACATCATGAATTAGTCGCAAGTGCCTGGGCTACAAAAATTGCACATGAAATTGATCCAGAAAACATGGTAGGATGCATGCTTGCGGCAGGTAATACATATGCAAACACCTGTGCACCAGAAGATGTATGGAAATCTATGGAAAAAGATCGTGAAAACTATTTCTTTATTGATGTACAATCACGTGGTGCTTATCCAGCATATGCAATAAAAGAATTAGAGCGTAAAGGCATTGAAATTCCTTTTGCGGAAGATGACAAAGAAATGTTGAAAAACTACACTGTAGACTTTATCTCATTCTCTTATTATTCATCAAGACTTACCAGTGCTGATCCAGAAGTAAATAAAGAAACTGCCGGCAATGTATTTGCAACATTAAAAAACCCATACTTGAAAGCTAGTGAATGGGGATGGCAGATTGATCCATTAGGACTTCGTATTACAATGAATGCTTTATATGATCGTTACCAAAAACCATTGTTTATCGTTGAAAACGGCCTTGGCGCAAAAGATGAATTAGTAAATGGTTTTGTAGAAGATGATTATCGTATAGATTATCTTCGTGAACATATTAAAGCAATGAAAGATGCTGTAGAAATCGATGGTGTAGATTTATTAGGTTATACTTCATGGGGATGCATTGATTTAGTAAGTGCTTCTACTGGGGAAATGAGTAAACGTTATGGCTTTATCTATGTGGATAAAGACGATGCTGGACACGGTAATTTAAAACGTTATAAGAAAAAATCTTTTGACTGGTATAAGAAAGTTATCGCCAGCAATGGTGAAGATTTAGATTAG
- a CDS encoding Rrf2 family transcriptional regulator, whose amino-acid sequence MKISTKGRYALRIMLELAKKDPDVYVPLKQISKNQCLSEKYLESIIKKLVDAGYVQGIRGKGGGYRLTMTPDHYTAGMILRLVEGSLAPVSCLESKENTCPRAKSCETLPMWEELYQMINSYFDGITLQSLLDQRNDIDALSDTMDDYPCEKL is encoded by the coding sequence ATGAAAATTTCTACAAAAGGACGTTATGCTTTACGTATCATGCTGGAGCTGGCAAAGAAAGACCCTGATGTATATGTTCCGTTGAAACAAATATCTAAAAATCAATGTTTATCTGAGAAGTATTTAGAAAGCATTATCAAGAAACTTGTGGATGCGGGATATGTACAGGGAATACGTGGAAAAGGCGGCGGTTATCGTCTAACAATGACACCGGATCATTACACAGCAGGGATGATTTTAAGACTTGTGGAAGGCAGTCTTGCTCCTGTATCCTGTCTGGAAAGTAAAGAAAACACCTGTCCCCGTGCAAAGTCTTGTGAAACCCTTCCCATGTGGGAAGAGCTTTATCAAATGATAAATTCCTACTTTGATGGTATTACACTACAAAGTCTGTTAGATCAGCGAAATGATATTGATGCATTGTCAGATACCATGGATGATTATCCTTGTGAAAAGCTATGA
- a CDS encoding O-acetylhomoserine aminocarboxypropyltransferase/cysteine synthase produces the protein MKNTYRFETIQIHAGQEHPDPYTDARAVPIYATTSYVFKDSHQAAARFNLKEEGNIYTRLMNPTSSVFEERMAALEGGKAALATASGSAAIDLAIRNIAKAGDHIVSSNTVYGGTFNLFANTLTEGGITTTFVDGQQPDNFEKAIQENTKAIFLESLGNPNSDIIDLEAVSEIAHTHGIPVIVDNTFATPYLFQPLKHGADIVVHSATKFIGGHGTVMGGVIIDGGHFDWSQNDKFPGITQPNPSYHGVIFHEACGDIAYIMKIRTTLMRDQGACISPFHSFLLLQGLETLSLRVERHVENACKVVNYLSQHPMVKKIHHPSQSTGYQKALYERYYPQGGASIFTFEINGTEEQAKKFSESLKLFSLLANVADVKSLVVHPASTTHSQMSKEDLKKAGITPTTIRLSIGTEHIDDIIEDLHQAFEQI, from the coding sequence ATGAAAAATACCTATCGATTTGAAACTATACAGATTCACGCAGGACAAGAACATCCTGATCCTTATACCGATGCCAGAGCGGTACCTATCTACGCCACAACCTCTTATGTTTTTAAAGATTCTCATCAGGCAGCCGCAAGATTTAATCTGAAGGAGGAGGGAAATATTTATACCCGTTTAATGAATCCAACTTCCAGTGTCTTTGAGGAAAGAATGGCAGCGTTAGAAGGTGGAAAAGCAGCCTTGGCAACGGCTTCTGGTTCTGCGGCAATTGATCTTGCGATAAGAAACATCGCAAAAGCAGGTGATCATATCGTTTCCAGTAATACGGTATATGGTGGTACCTTCAACCTGTTTGCCAACACCTTAACCGAAGGTGGTATCACCACAACTTTTGTGGATGGTCAACAGCCGGATAACTTTGAAAAGGCAATTCAAGAAAACACAAAAGCAATCTTTTTGGAATCCCTTGGAAATCCAAATTCTGATATCATTGATTTAGAAGCCGTAAGTGAGATTGCACATACACATGGTATTCCCGTAATTGTGGACAACACTTTTGCGACTCCATATCTTTTTCAGCCATTAAAACATGGCGCAGACATTGTTGTACATTCTGCCACTAAATTTATTGGCGGTCATGGCACAGTCATGGGTGGTGTCATCATTGATGGTGGTCACTTTGACTGGAGTCAAAATGATAAATTTCCTGGTATTACACAACCAAATCCATCTTATCATGGTGTGATCTTTCATGAAGCTTGTGGAGATATTGCTTATATTATGAAAATCCGTACAACCTTAATGCGTGATCAGGGTGCTTGTATATCACCTTTTCATTCCTTTTTATTGTTGCAAGGATTAGAAACATTGTCATTAAGAGTGGAACGTCATGTGGAAAATGCATGCAAGGTGGTAAACTATCTTTCTCAACATCCAATGGTTAAAAAAATACATCATCCTTCCCAATCTACAGGATATCAAAAAGCATTATATGAGCGGTATTATCCACAGGGTGGCGCATCTATTTTTACTTTTGAAATTAACGGTACTGAGGAACAGGCAAAAAAATTCAGTGAATCATTGAAGCTGTTTTCCCTGTTAGCCAATGTCGCAGATGTGAAATCGCTTGTGGTTCATCCTGCCTCTACCACGCATTCCCAGATGAGTAAAGAAGACTTAAAGAAAGCAGGAATAACGCCAACAACCATTCGTTTATCCATTGGTACAGAACACATTGATGATATTATCGAAGATCTGCATCAGGCCTTTGAACAAATATAG
- a CDS encoding TVP38/TMEM64 family protein: MKKLNKQQWKTILILGGVLLVFALLTLKIGMPLVKFCNNPQQFRAWLNDQGIFSFLYMIAIIFLQIVVAFIPGEPFEIAAGYAFGFWQGTLLCLIGSALASALVMVLVKKWGTKLIYVFFSKDKLDELWLLKDEKKLNFWTFIAFFIPGSPKDVMTYAIGLTNMKLTTFILISTIARIPSVITSTFSGHALGEENYWVAIASFIFTLVISVIGLWCYAMISKKKTNATKTA, translated from the coding sequence ATGAAAAAATTAAATAAACAACAATGGAAAACGATACTGATTTTAGGTGGGGTATTACTGGTATTTGCCTTATTGACATTAAAGATTGGAATGCCACTTGTGAAATTCTGTAACAATCCTCAACAATTCCGTGCATGGCTAAATGATCAGGGCATCTTTTCCTTTCTATATATGATTGCCATTATCTTTCTTCAAATCGTTGTGGCTTTTATACCTGGAGAACCATTTGAAATCGCAGCTGGCTATGCTTTTGGTTTCTGGCAGGGAACCCTATTATGTTTAATTGGTTCTGCATTAGCGTCTGCCCTGGTCATGGTGCTTGTGAAAAAATGGGGTACCAAGTTAATCTATGTGTTCTTTTCAAAAGATAAACTGGATGAATTATGGTTATTAAAAGATGAAAAAAAACTTAACTTCTGGACCTTCATTGCGTTCTTTATTCCCGGTAGTCCAAAAGATGTTATGACATATGCGATAGGCTTAACGAATATGAAGCTAACCACATTTATACTGATTTCTACTATTGCACGTATTCCCAGTGTGATTACATCTACATTTAGTGGACATGCCTTAGGTGAAGAAAATTATTGGGTTGCCATTGCTTCATTCATCTTCACTCTTGTCATTAGTGTCATTGGTTTATGGTGTTATGCAATGATATCTAAAAAGAAAACAAACGCAACAAAGACCGCATAA